A window of Pusillimonas sp. T7-7 contains these coding sequences:
- the groL gene encoding chaperonin GroEL (60 kDa chaperone family; promotes refolding of misfolded polypeptides especially under stressful conditions; forms two stacked rings of heptamers to form a barrel-shaped 14mer; ends can be capped by GroES; misfolded proteins enter the barrel where they are refolded when GroES binds) produces MAAKQVLFGDDARVRIVRGVNTLANAVKTTLGPKGRNVVLDRSFGAPTVTKDGVSVAKEIELKDKFENIGAQLVKEVASKTSDNAGDGTTTATVLAQSIVEEGLKYVAAGINPMDLKRGIDKAVAVAVEELKSLSKPCTTSKEIAQVGSISANSDASIGEIIANAMDKVGKEGVITVEDGKSLDNELDVVEGMQFDRGYLSPYFINNPDKQVSVLEDPYVLIFDKKISNIRDLLPVLEQVAKSSRPLLIVAEDVEGEALATLVVNNIRGILKTTAVKAPGFGDRRKAMLEDIAILTGGVVISEETGMSLEKATLEDLGQAKRIEVGKENTIIIDGAGDSKSIEARVKQIRVQIEEATSDYDREKLQERVAKLAGGVAVIRVGAATEVEMKEKKARVEDALHATRAAVEEGIVPGGGVALIRAKAAIAKLKGDNVDQEAGIKLVLRAVEAPLRTIVANAGDEPSVVVNNVANGKGNYGYNAATGEYGDLVEQGVLDPTKVTRTALQNAASVASLLLTTEVAVAEIVEDKPAPAMPDMGGMGGMGGMGGF; encoded by the coding sequence ATGGCTGCTAAGCAAGTTTTATTTGGCGATGACGCACGTGTGCGTATCGTTCGTGGCGTAAACACTCTCGCCAACGCTGTTAAAACCACTTTGGGCCCCAAAGGCCGCAACGTGGTGCTCGACCGCTCTTTCGGCGCCCCCACCGTAACCAAAGACGGTGTATCGGTTGCCAAAGAAATCGAACTGAAAGACAAATTCGAAAACATCGGTGCTCAGTTGGTCAAGGAAGTTGCTTCCAAGACTTCCGACAATGCTGGCGACGGCACCACGACGGCTACCGTCCTGGCCCAGTCCATCGTTGAAGAAGGCCTGAAGTACGTTGCCGCCGGCATCAACCCCATGGACTTGAAGCGCGGTATCGACAAGGCTGTTGCAGTGGCTGTTGAAGAGCTCAAGTCGCTGTCCAAGCCTTGCACCACCAGCAAGGAAATCGCCCAGGTTGGTTCCATTTCGGCCAACAGCGATGCCTCGATTGGCGAAATCATCGCCAACGCCATGGACAAAGTCGGCAAAGAAGGCGTTATTACCGTTGAAGACGGCAAGTCGCTCGACAACGAACTGGACGTCGTCGAAGGCATGCAATTCGACCGCGGCTACCTGTCGCCGTACTTCATCAACAACCCCGACAAGCAAGTCTCGGTTCTGGAAGATCCATATGTCCTGATTTTCGACAAGAAAATCAGCAACATCCGTGATCTGTTGCCCGTACTCGAGCAAGTTGCCAAGTCCAGCCGTCCCCTGCTGATCGTTGCTGAAGACGTCGAAGGCGAAGCCCTGGCTACTCTGGTTGTCAACAACATCCGCGGCATCCTGAAAACGACTGCTGTCAAGGCTCCTGGCTTTGGCGATCGTCGCAAAGCCATGCTGGAAGACATCGCCATCCTGACTGGCGGCGTTGTAATTTCCGAAGAAACCGGCATGTCGCTTGAAAAAGCCACGCTGGAAGATCTGGGCCAGGCCAAGCGCATTGAAGTCGGCAAAGAAAACACCATCATCATTGATGGCGCCGGCGACAGCAAATCGATCGAAGCACGCGTCAAGCAAATCCGCGTTCAGATCGAAGAAGCCACTTCCGACTACGACCGTGAAAAGCTGCAAGAACGTGTTGCCAAGCTGGCAGGCGGTGTTGCCGTGATTCGTGTTGGCGCTGCCACCGAAGTCGAAATGAAGGAAAAGAAAGCACGCGTTGAAGATGCTCTGCACGCCACGCGCGCTGCCGTTGAAGAAGGTATTGTTCCTGGCGGCGGTGTTGCACTGATCCGCGCAAAGGCTGCTATTGCCAAGCTGAAAGGCGACAACGTCGATCAGGAAGCCGGTATCAAGCTGGTCTTGCGCGCTGTTGAAGCTCCGCTGCGCACCATTGTTGCCAACGCTGGCGACGAGCCCAGTGTTGTTGTCAACAATGTGGCCAACGGCAAGGGCAACTACGGTTACAACGCCGCTACCGGCGAATACGGTGACCTGGTTGAGCAAGGCGTGCTGGATCCCACCAAGGTAACCCGCACTGCATTGCAGAACGCTGCTTCGGTAGCCAGCCTGTTGCTCACGACTGAAGTCGCTGTGGCTGAAATCGTTGAAGACAAGCCTGCTCCTGCCATGCCCGACATGGGTGGCATGGGCGGTATGGGTGGCATGGGCGGCTTCTAA
- a CDS encoding co-chaperone GroES — translation MALRPLHDRVIIKRLDNERTTASGIVIPESATEKPDQGEVIAVGPGKRSDDGKVQPVDLKVGDKVLFGKYAGQTVKVDGEEVLVIREEEILAVVL, via the coding sequence ATGGCACTGCGTCCTTTGCATGATCGCGTGATCATCAAGCGTCTGGACAACGAGCGCACTACCGCCTCGGGTATCGTCATCCCTGAAAGCGCGACTGAAAAGCCCGATCAGGGTGAAGTCATTGCTGTCGGTCCCGGCAAACGGTCTGACGACGGCAAGGTTCAGCCTGTTGACCTGAAAGTAGGCGACAAGGTTCTGTTCGGCAAATATGCCGGCCAAACGGTCAAGGTTGATGGCGAAGAAGTCCTCGTCATCCGCGAGGAAGAGATCCTCGCCGTGGTTCTGTAA
- a CDS encoding NAD(P)/FAD-dependent oxidoreductase has protein sequence MPLTGHGRTNTTWDVVIVGAGPAGTATAITLAKFGQRVLLLEERTSPRFKLGESLPPTSVGLVKHFLGDLEDPAQSLPGLFRTAGNVSLWTTEQADITDFFFTMTGFGLCVERLAFDEALRSSAVAAGATLLKGVRFESCMRIADGPFNWQLKLSSDTQTQQHHARYLVDCSGRRAVVAKALGVPITRHDCLFAYAQWFSCSGDDDDRYTRIEAAPHGWWYSNRLPGAENNETRRLVVWHSDKDLPAARMAATGPGFDQLLDSSTHLAPLLKARGYLPCGTIRGAPANSQRLQDFCGDAWMAVGDAAQAYDPLSSQGIDKALRTGSHAGHMIHYALTDCPEGTAGLGSHNAHIHQYAAQQQQLWQTYLSHKDFYYRTQPRWAEHPFWQRRR, from the coding sequence TTGCCACTGACCGGACACGGCCGGACCAACACAACATGGGACGTTGTTATTGTCGGCGCCGGGCCCGCAGGTACGGCAACCGCAATCACGCTGGCCAAGTTCGGCCAGCGTGTGCTCTTGCTGGAAGAGCGCACGTCACCGCGCTTCAAGCTGGGCGAATCACTGCCGCCAACCTCTGTCGGTCTGGTCAAGCACTTCCTGGGAGACCTTGAAGATCCAGCACAAAGCCTTCCGGGCCTTTTCAGAACAGCTGGCAACGTTTCGCTATGGACAACAGAGCAGGCCGACATCACCGACTTTTTCTTCACGATGACCGGCTTCGGGCTATGCGTGGAACGGTTGGCTTTCGATGAGGCATTGCGCTCCAGCGCAGTTGCCGCCGGGGCCACCTTGCTCAAAGGCGTCCGTTTTGAATCATGCATGCGTATCGCTGACGGTCCTTTCAATTGGCAACTAAAGCTAAGCTCGGACACACAGACGCAACAGCATCACGCACGTTACCTGGTTGACTGCTCCGGTCGGCGGGCGGTCGTGGCCAAGGCTCTCGGTGTTCCGATCACCCGCCACGACTGTTTGTTCGCCTATGCGCAATGGTTTTCCTGCTCTGGTGACGATGACGACCGCTATACGCGAATTGAGGCCGCGCCGCACGGCTGGTGGTATAGCAACCGCCTGCCCGGCGCCGAAAACAATGAAACCAGGCGATTGGTGGTTTGGCACTCCGACAAAGATCTGCCGGCGGCAAGAATGGCGGCCACCGGGCCAGGCTTTGATCAACTGCTGGATAGCTCGACGCATCTTGCGCCATTACTCAAAGCCCGGGGTTACCTCCCTTGCGGAACAATCCGAGGAGCACCAGCCAACAGCCAGCGACTGCAGGACTTCTGCGGTGACGCCTGGATGGCGGTGGGCGATGCCGCCCAGGCCTACGACCCGCTGTCGTCGCAAGGCATCGACAAGGCGCTCAGAACAGGCAGCCACGCCGGGCATATGATCCACTACGCATTGACAGACTGCCCTGAGGGCACAGCAGGACTGGGGAGCCACAACGCGCACATTCATCAGTATGCCGCGCAACAGCAGCAACTTTGGCAAACATACCTGTCGCATAAAGACTTCTACTATCGTACCCAACCACGCTGGGCTGAGCATCCGTTCTGGCAGCGCAGGCGCTGA
- a CDS encoding LodA/GoxA family CTQ-dependent oxidase yields MSEQIKSIRVHPGIGIARLGDSDEFYIGPEAPGVVVDPGGNDGPGPNGGSYRDSGARLKRQAQRYRVYAYDADDKVIAELTSDSDLVQSLNWRVHVRNMKAANYAFQGAYLFDPDALRNPSIQPGKKPIERDKLIIDPGVHTIASGQAGPIVMKGDVFTGIEKGTLPGELRFEGFTPKDLSQEVEVTYKAAKDIELGQLRLDSKDRLLFVPAPGKGECVTTPKVELSNPSETVSPPNGPDNGKNPLTNQFAYFNIPGWWDDTCGGEIDVTVTLKDGTVLSTRDDVKSATDEGTRNPRAGAWIVTAPPKFAPHMYHVVSILDRVYEAFPEAYPYTDQKTNFYRDVYPIFANAVNYGWVSAEAAGTLPETKNRAHGPGQPGNLLLPQYMALLADPSEQSKPIRQRIYGLMRHAPGKNGRLVDTLLPAPPQRPTSWKNEEFQRAEDSSKMPKLWGTAGKPLQNQQLGNDFPDQFLSLTDWQLKHMKNWADGNFEVGALQDPLSLEQLPLAEQPHALDSSALQPTIGGGFHPGIEFPYLILYREYFAEAFRVGKDNEPGAISAYMSSPWQGDFWSCNVAWWPTQRPDIVFEYDPKTQTRTYKEWFRGYDADGEPLSSTDGFHQMEYAWSKLGMVLPLKAEDGSFVKDQGSTVFVEQERSPALNQPPAKGK; encoded by the coding sequence GTGTCCGAACAAATCAAAAGCATTCGTGTCCATCCTGGTATTGGCATTGCCCGCCTGGGAGACAGCGACGAGTTTTACATTGGACCTGAAGCGCCGGGGGTCGTGGTCGACCCGGGCGGCAACGATGGCCCGGGGCCGAACGGAGGAAGCTACCGCGACAGCGGGGCGCGATTAAAACGCCAGGCGCAGCGGTATCGGGTATACGCCTACGATGCCGACGACAAGGTCATTGCAGAGCTCACATCAGATTCGGATCTGGTTCAATCCCTGAACTGGCGGGTTCATGTAAGAAACATGAAAGCGGCCAATTATGCGTTTCAGGGCGCATATTTGTTTGACCCGGACGCGTTGCGCAACCCATCCATCCAGCCCGGCAAGAAGCCGATCGAACGCGATAAACTCATCATCGATCCCGGCGTGCACACAATCGCATCCGGGCAAGCAGGCCCCATTGTCATGAAAGGCGATGTTTTCACCGGCATTGAAAAAGGCACATTGCCAGGCGAATTGCGTTTTGAAGGTTTCACGCCAAAAGATCTGTCGCAAGAAGTCGAGGTCACTTATAAAGCCGCCAAAGACATCGAGTTGGGCCAGCTGCGCCTGGATTCCAAGGATCGTCTGCTGTTCGTTCCCGCGCCCGGAAAAGGCGAATGCGTCACAACGCCTAAAGTCGAACTATCCAATCCAAGCGAAACAGTCTCCCCGCCTAATGGCCCTGATAACGGCAAAAACCCACTGACAAACCAGTTCGCCTACTTCAACATTCCAGGTTGGTGGGACGATACCTGCGGCGGTGAGATCGATGTCACCGTCACGCTCAAGGACGGCACTGTCTTAAGCACACGCGACGACGTGAAATCAGCCACGGACGAAGGCACGAGGAATCCACGGGCAGGGGCATGGATCGTCACCGCGCCTCCGAAGTTTGCACCCCACATGTACCACGTAGTGTCCATTCTGGATCGTGTCTACGAAGCCTTTCCCGAGGCTTACCCCTACACGGACCAGAAAACAAACTTCTATCGCGACGTCTATCCAATTTTTGCCAATGCGGTCAATTACGGCTGGGTAAGCGCCGAGGCGGCGGGCACACTGCCCGAAACCAAGAATCGCGCCCACGGCCCAGGGCAACCGGGCAACTTGCTCCTGCCCCAGTACATGGCGTTGCTGGCCGACCCAAGCGAACAAAGCAAGCCGATAAGGCAAAGAATCTATGGCCTGATGCGGCATGCTCCCGGGAAAAACGGGCGGCTGGTCGACACATTGTTGCCTGCTCCTCCGCAGCGGCCCACCAGCTGGAAGAACGAAGAGTTCCAACGCGCCGAAGACAGCTCCAAAATGCCCAAGCTGTGGGGCACAGCGGGCAAACCCTTGCAGAATCAGCAACTGGGCAACGATTTCCCAGACCAATTCTTAAGCTTGACCGACTGGCAGCTGAAGCATATGAAGAATTGGGCAGATGGAAATTTTGAAGTCGGCGCTCTACAAGACCCCTTATCCCTGGAACAGTTGCCATTAGCCGAACAGCCCCACGCCCTCGATAGCTCGGCGCTCCAACCCACCATCGGCGGCGGCTTCCACCCAGGCATAGAATTCCCCTACTTGATTCTCTATAGAGAGTATTTCGCCGAGGCGTTTCGCGTGGGCAAAGACAACGAGCCCGGCGCCATCTCTGCCTATATGTCCAGCCCCTGGCAGGGCGACTTCTGGTCGTGTAACGTGGCATGGTGGCCAACACAACGGCCAGATATCGTCTTCGAGTACGATCCAAAAACCCAGACCAGAACCTATAAAGAGTGGTTCCGCGGATACGACGCCGACGGCGAACCGCTATCGTCCACCGATGGTTTCCATCAGATGGAATATGCGTGGTCGAAACTGGGTATGGTGCTTCCACTCAAGGCCGAAGACGGCAGCTTTGTGAAAGACCAGGGCTCGACCGTGTTCGTCGAACAAGAGCGATCCCCGGCACTGAACCAGCCGCCTGCCAAAGGAAAGTAA
- a CDS encoding twin-arginine translocation signal domain-containing protein, with product MDIKRRDFVKGCAAASACILLPGVASAAQDKNTNGAPVSNADLHIQKSIKAGFGGGFSVRAHTQSNGLTYADIEHFGNRYAVTSADLLNWKIVSTL from the coding sequence ATGGACATCAAGCGTAGAGATTTCGTCAAGGGCTGCGCAGCGGCATCAGCCTGTATTCTGTTGCCGGGCGTTGCCAGTGCCGCGCAAGACAAGAACACGAACGGCGCACCGGTCTCAAATGCCGATTTACATATTCAAAAATCGATCAAGGCGGGCTTCGGCGGTGGCTTCTCGGTACGCGCTCATACCCAATCAAACGGCCTGACCTACGCCGACATCGAACATTTTGGCAACCGGTACGCGGTCACTTCTGCCGACTTGCTGAACTGGAAGATCGTGAGCACTCTCTAA
- a CDS encoding PadR family transcriptional regulator: protein MNNSEGGAMHRRGDRLTSGRKFNTEELQLMLLCLLNGVPAHGYELIKRLDDISHGYYSPSPGVLYPALGQLESLGFAQVELSGKRKTYQITPAGQDHLQTHAERAQRLHAILQHAAKKMLWMKQAEESEADAAQATGWLPEFVDARKSLKAALLMQSQAGHAEQRRIVAILQRATQKILQASGKQ, encoded by the coding sequence TTGAACAATTCCGAGGGCGGGGCGATGCACCGCCGTGGCGATCGCTTGACGAGCGGACGCAAATTCAATACCGAAGAGCTGCAGCTGATGCTGCTTTGCTTGTTGAATGGTGTGCCCGCGCATGGCTACGAGCTTATAAAACGCCTGGACGATATCTCGCACGGCTATTACAGCCCAAGTCCTGGTGTGCTGTATCCGGCGCTGGGCCAATTGGAGTCCCTTGGTTTCGCGCAGGTGGAACTCAGCGGCAAGCGAAAAACCTACCAAATCACCCCAGCGGGGCAGGACCATTTACAGACGCATGCCGAGCGTGCACAGCGGCTTCATGCCATATTGCAGCACGCAGCCAAAAAAATGCTGTGGATGAAGCAGGCGGAAGAAAGCGAAGCGGACGCGGCACAGGCTACGGGTTGGCTGCCGGAATTCGTTGATGCGCGCAAGTCGCTTAAAGCGGCCTTGTTGATGCAAAGCCAGGCTGGCCATGCCGAGCAACGCCGTATTGTTGCCATATTGCAGCGTGCGACCCAAAAGATCCTGCAAGCATCCGGCAAGCAATAA
- a CDS encoding siderophore-interacting protein, translated as MTTDSLEVQKVQHPIKVRALTVKRTVELSPSMRRITLTGDDLAGFLSASFDDHLKLMVPDTQGAELNMPVAGPAGLVFEEGKPKPAMRDYTPRRYDPATNELDIDFVLHHAGPATDWAAQAEPGHVAGIAGPRGSFLVPTAFDWHLLIGDETAIPAIARRLEELPAASKAIVIIKIKSDAAKLELSSQCQLDVQWVNKASAAGEGMGAFESAVRNITLPEGEGYAWAAGEYSEIKAVRQALTEELGIDKSRIRAASYWRKAASNTQKHFD; from the coding sequence ATGACCACAGACAGTTTGGAAGTACAAAAGGTACAGCATCCCATCAAAGTGCGTGCGCTGACGGTAAAGCGCACGGTCGAATTAAGCCCTTCGATGCGGCGTATCACTTTAACGGGCGATGACTTAGCGGGGTTTCTCTCGGCTTCGTTTGATGATCACTTGAAGCTGATGGTGCCGGATACGCAAGGGGCCGAGCTCAATATGCCGGTGGCGGGGCCCGCCGGCCTGGTCTTTGAAGAGGGCAAACCCAAGCCGGCCATGCGCGATTACACGCCGCGCCGCTATGATCCTGCCACCAATGAGCTGGATATCGATTTTGTGTTGCATCACGCAGGGCCTGCAACAGATTGGGCGGCTCAGGCAGAGCCGGGGCATGTTGCGGGTATTGCCGGGCCGCGTGGTTCTTTTCTTGTTCCCACGGCTTTTGACTGGCATTTGCTGATTGGCGACGAAACCGCCATACCGGCGATTGCTCGTCGGCTGGAAGAGCTGCCGGCTGCGTCCAAGGCCATTGTGATCATCAAGATCAAGTCCGATGCCGCCAAGCTTGAGCTGTCCAGTCAGTGCCAGCTTGATGTCCAATGGGTGAACAAAGCCAGCGCCGCTGGCGAGGGCATGGGGGCGTTTGAATCTGCGGTTCGCAACATCACTTTGCCGGAAGGTGAAGGCTATGCTTGGGCGGCAGGGGAATACAGTGAAATCAAGGCGGTTCGGCAAGCTCTGACGGAAGAGCTCGGTATTGACAAAAGCCGTATTCGTGCGGCCAGTTACTGGCGCAAGGCAGCGTCCAATACGCAAAAGCATTTCGATTGA
- a CDS encoding alpha-hydroxy acid oxidase — protein sequence MTKDAAPPTCLADYEALAKQILSPETWAYVQSGAADQYTFARNQQAFADIQLSPRHLCSMQGGNTALDLFGATLDYPILIAPVAYQKLAHPEGEQASALAASAMRAGMVVSTLSSLSLEHIAQASSAPLWFQLYLQADQADSLTLIRRAEAAGYRALVITVDAALNGCRNAEHRAGFALPSHISAVNLCGRPMPAQGLSVAAGASLFQSPHISGLHDWSDIEWAIEQTRLPVLIKGILSPHDASRAILAGAAGLIVSNHGGRVLDTTPPTINALPSIISVAGSTPVLLDGGIRRGTDVLKALALGAKAVMLGRPIIHGLAVNGPSGVAHVLHIIRTEFEMAMVQCGCRTLADIDHSVLWAA from the coding sequence ATGACCAAGGATGCCGCACCCCCTACTTGCCTGGCCGATTACGAGGCGCTGGCCAAGCAGATCTTAAGCCCCGAAACATGGGCATATGTGCAAAGCGGTGCGGCGGACCAGTACACTTTTGCCCGCAACCAGCAAGCGTTTGCCGACATCCAGCTGTCACCCCGCCACTTGTGCTCCATGCAAGGCGGCAACACAGCTCTTGATTTATTTGGCGCCACGCTGGACTACCCCATACTGATCGCACCCGTCGCCTATCAGAAGCTAGCTCATCCCGAAGGCGAACAAGCAAGCGCCCTGGCGGCCTCTGCCATGCGCGCGGGCATGGTGGTCAGTACCTTGTCCAGTCTTTCTCTGGAGCACATCGCTCAGGCCTCGTCCGCACCTCTTTGGTTCCAGCTTTATCTGCAAGCCGATCAAGCCGACAGCCTGACCCTGATACGGCGTGCCGAAGCAGCCGGCTACCGGGCCTTGGTCATTACCGTCGATGCGGCGCTGAATGGCTGCCGCAATGCCGAGCACCGGGCGGGCTTCGCACTGCCCAGCCATATCTCGGCCGTCAACCTGTGCGGCCGGCCTATGCCTGCGCAAGGCCTTTCCGTTGCCGCCGGAGCGTCTCTGTTTCAAAGCCCGCACATTTCCGGCCTGCACGATTGGAGCGACATCGAGTGGGCCATTGAACAAACGCGTCTACCCGTTCTGATCAAAGGCATTCTGTCGCCGCATGATGCCAGCCGCGCCATCTTGGCCGGGGCGGCAGGTTTGATTGTTTCCAACCACGGCGGTCGCGTGCTGGACACGACGCCGCCAACCATAAACGCGTTGCCATCGATTATCTCTGTTGCCGGCAGCACGCCCGTGCTGCTCGATGGCGGCATACGGCGCGGCACCGACGTGCTGAAGGCACTGGCGCTGGGCGCCAAAGCCGTCATGCTGGGCCGCCCCATCATCCATGGCCTGGCGGTAAACGGCCCGTCGGGTGTGGCGCATGTCTTGCATATTATTAGAACGGAATTCGAAATGGCCATGGTTCAGTGCGGCTGCAGAACATTGGCCGACATTGACCATTCAGTTCTGTGGGCGGCATAG
- a CDS encoding Fe2+-dependent dioxygenase, whose product MLLSIPDIISTEAARQIVERLEKANWKDGKGTAGHLAVLQKRNAQLDAADPLAQQIGDLVLSQLSQHPTFISATLPLRILPPMLNRYAQNETYGDHIDNAIRTIPTTQEYVRTDISATVFLSDPEDYEGGELVINDTYGPRSVKLPAGHIVVYPGTSLHRVNPVSKGVRYAAFFWVQSMVRDDAQRALLYELDGSIQALTAKNADASEIIRLSGVYHNLVRRWANT is encoded by the coding sequence ATGTTGCTGAGCATTCCAGACATCATCTCGACAGAGGCCGCCAGGCAGATCGTCGAGCGCCTTGAAAAAGCAAACTGGAAAGACGGCAAGGGAACGGCGGGCCACCTGGCCGTACTGCAAAAACGGAATGCCCAGCTCGATGCCGCCGACCCGCTGGCCCAGCAAATTGGCGACCTGGTTCTGTCGCAGCTGTCACAGCACCCGACTTTTATATCGGCAACCCTGCCTTTGCGCATCTTGCCGCCCATGCTGAATCGCTACGCCCAGAACGAAACCTACGGCGACCATATCGACAACGCCATCCGCACGATTCCCACCACACAGGAATACGTGCGTACCGATATTTCCGCCACCGTCTTTCTGTCTGACCCAGAAGATTACGAGGGGGGTGAGCTGGTCATCAACGACACCTATGGGCCGCGATCAGTCAAGCTGCCCGCCGGCCACATCGTTGTCTACCCGGGCACCAGCCTGCACAGGGTCAACCCCGTTTCCAAAGGCGTCCGTTATGCGGCCTTCTTCTGGGTGCAAAGCATGGTCAGGGACGACGCCCAAAGAGCCTTGCTATATGAGCTTGACGGCTCCATACAGGCCCTGACAGCAAAGAACGCAGACGCAAGCGAGATCATCCGTTTGTCTGGCGTGTATCACAACCTGGTACGCCGCTGGGCCAACACCTGA